The following coding sequences lie in one Mercenaria mercenaria strain notata chromosome 5, MADL_Memer_1, whole genome shotgun sequence genomic window:
- the LOC123530812 gene encoding uncharacterized protein LOC123530812, with protein sequence MGNDCTGSKPSRESQSGGPQKGGQSVPTKESGHHGFAIKGGHHGQPNEGMPGETRHQKNSQYGLLEGGQQRGQYSHTGGSKTGHFKGRQYQQMQECQVGYSKEIEKKKDLNQASTCDIHAYFQENSSEERNELKTLRQENMKLTDAKKGLEKSNLELAKDRDRYKEAMVRKENELKLLQDKTVRYREKLEKKKGQIASFQQDLKKIQKERDNLLTRYSALAGSKLTDGNANIADLSDENRPTKLAEQYAELYDNEWTDAFTVLSADGTRSSDDVCHVLAKAFCIIYSTTRKEADRDLETLTNAIKLFLKADKLPTEVLKAAKDRRKKEPGRYLDRIRKLYSDDIGKVLSSEEQKHVSQFLQKSIDLCWLMAIQDPPLYVDTNLSRMDEKFDTNHFKPYMATGKFIDFVVWPALYLFEDGNMLSKGVAQGKKVRRKSQPYNNVEIVTQQIKVLKDPHHPYSTNPVSFMQKNKENITILSVGKPDKSGNDYAVVPQSQKKLGSSARHQSQDLNCSQNAGENISPRDEGIKDTTSVSREHESASTPGPATTYEANSRPKSYASVSLSATTKPTTTTLKEWTYINRNQTMTLKYQNS encoded by the exons ATGGGAAACGACTGTACTGGATCTAAGCCTTCAAGAGAATCTCAGTCTGGTGGTCCACAGAAAGGTGGTCAGTCCGTGCCTACTAAAGAAAGTGGTCATCATGGGTTTGCCATAAAAGGTGGGCACCATGGGCAACCGAATGAAGGTATGCCTGGAGAGACCAGACATCAGAAAAATAGCCAATATGGACTTTTGGAGGGAGGCCAACAAAGAGGTCAGTATTCGCATACGGGAGGAAGCAAAACTGGACATTTTAAGGGACGTCAGTATCAGCAGATGCAGGAATGTCAGGTCGGATATTCAAAGGAAATTGAAAAGAAGAAAGATCTAAATCAAGCATCTACATGTGACATTCATgcatattttcaagaaaacagcAGCGAGGAAAG GAACGAATTGAAAACACTAAGACAGGAAAATATGAAGCTAACTGATGCAAAAAAGGGACTTGAAAAGTCAAATTTAGAATTAGCAAAAGACAGGGACAG GTACAAAGAAGCTATGGTGAGAAAGGAAAACGAATTAAAATTACTGCAAGACAAAACAGTCAG GTACCGCGAGaaattagaaaagaaaaaagGACAAATTGCCTCATTTCAGCAAGACCTAAAGAAGATACAGAAAGAGAGAGACAATCTTCTGACAAG GTACAGTGCTTTGGCTGGTAGCAAACTTACAGACGGCAATGCTAATATTGCTGACCTCAGCGATGAAAACCGACCGACAAAGTTAGCTGAACAATACGCAGAATTATACGACAATGAATGGACTGATGCTTTTACTGTTCTTTCAGCAGATGGAACTAGATCAAGTGATGATGTTTGCCATGTCCTTGCGAAAGCTTTTTGT ATAATATATTCAACAACCAGAAAAGAAGCTGACAGAGACTTGGAGACACTGACCAATGccattaaattgtttttaaag GCCGACAAACTACCAACAGAAGTGTTAAAGGCTGCAAAAGATAGGAGGAAAAAGGAACCTGGTAGATACCTGGATAGAATAAGGAAG CTTTACAGCGATGATATCGGGAAGGTCCTTTCATCTGAGGAACAAAAACATGTTTCACAGTTTTTGCAGAAAAGCATTGATCTTTGTTGGTTGATGGCTATTCAAGATCCTCCATTGTATGTAGATACAAATTTGTCACGCATGGATGAAAAGTTCGACACAAATCATTTTAAACCATACATGGCAACGGGAAAGTTCATCGACTTTGTAGTCTGGCCAGCATTGTATCTGTTCGAAGATGGTAACATGTTGAGTAAAGGAGTTGCCCAAGGCAAAAAAGTTCGTAGAAAAAGCCAACCATATAACAACGTTGAAATCGTGACACAGCAAATAAAGGTCTTAAAAGATCCACACCATCCATATAGTACGAATCCAGTATCATTTatgcaaaaaaacaaagaaaatatcacaATTCTTTCTGTTGGAAAGCCTGATAAGAGTGGAAATGATTATGCAGTAGTCCCGCAATCTCAAAAAAAGCTTGGATCATCGGCTAGACACCAAAGTCAAGATTTGAATTGTTCACAAAATGCTGGGGAAAACATATCTCCCCGAGACGAAGGCATAAAAGACACAACGAGTGTGTCAAGAGAACATGAAAGTGCAAGTACCCCTGGTCCAGCAACCACTTACGAAGCAAACAGTCGACCTAAATCATATGCTAGCGTATCACTTTCCGCTACAACAAAACCGACGACGACGACTCTTAAAGAATGGACCTACATCAACAGAAACCAAACGATGACactgaaatatcaaaacagttgA